The Indicator indicator isolate 239-I01 chromosome 30, UM_Iind_1.1, whole genome shotgun sequence genome has a window encoding:
- the SHPK gene encoding sedoheptulokinase: MAGSEAAGSSVPVCVLGIDLGTTSVKAALLVGAERGQVVVESCSRETQAHTSSLEAGPQGMEQNVQRIIEALNECLAALPQQQLQKVSHIGISGQMHGIVFWKRDKGCKWTEGGTGPAFEPEEVSHLVTWQDGRCSPTLLSSLPLPQSHISLATGFGCATVYWYLKKRPDFLKSYDAAGTIQDYVVAMLCDLKKPLMSIQNAASWGYFNSRSKSWNTDILKKSGFPLHLLPEVGDPGSAAGRTISVWHGIPKGAKVGIALGDFQCSVYSCLIERTDAVLNISTSAQLTVSMPLGFQPPETPDPSSAVAYFPYFNGEYLAVAASLNGGNVLATFVDMVARWTEELGLQVEESTIYTKIITAALAQNDSKLSVHPTVFGERHIPEQLASVTNIAASDLSLGHVTRALCRGIIENLSSMLPVQCLLEMGVRRILGSGSALARNEVLRQEVERIFPFPVVYGKDVDAAVGAAMVMFHRK; this comes from the exons ATGGCGGGCAGCGAGGCCGCAGGCAGTTCTGTTCCTGTCTGCGTGCTGGGCATAGACCTGGGCACCACGTCGGTTAAGGCTGCCCTGTTGGTAGGGGCAGAGAGAGGGCAGGTGGTGGTAGAGAGCTGCTCCCGGGAGACGCAGGCACACACCAGTAGCCTGGAAGCTGGACCGCAG GGAATGGAGCAGAATGTCCAGAGGATAATAGAAGCACTGAATGAATGCCTTGCTGCTctacctcagcagcagcttcagaaagTCAGTCACATTGGCATTTCAGGACAAATGCATGGGATTGTGTTTTGGAAGAGAGATAAAG GTTGCAAGTGGACAGAGGGTGGTACAGGCCCTGCCTTTGAGCCAGAAGAGGTCAGTCATCTGGTTACTTGGCAAGACGGCCGCTGCAGTCCCacacttctctcttctcttcctctgccaCAATCACATATCAGCCTGGCTACAGGATTTGGATGTGCCACAGTCTACTGGTATTTAAAGAAGAG GCCAGATTTTCTGAAGTCTTATGATGCTGCTGGCACTATCCAGGACTACGTGGTTGCCATGTTGTGTGACCTGAAGAAGCCACTCATGTCCATCCAGaatgctgccagctggggaTATTTTAATTCCAGAAGCAAGAGCTGGAATACTGACAT ACTGAAAAAATCTGGCTTTCCTCTTCACCTGCTTCCAGAGGTGGGAgaccctggcagtgctgcaggcaggacaaTCTCTGTGTGGCATGGAATACCCAAAGGAGCAAAAGTAGGGATTGCTCTAGGAgatttccagtgctctgtttaTTCCTGTCTGATTGAGAGGACTGATGCAG TTCTTAATATCAGTACCTCTGCTCAGCTGACTGTCTCAATGCCTCTGGGTTTCCAGCCTCCAGAGACACCAGATCCTTCCTCAGCTGTTGCTTATTTTCCTTACTTCAATGGTGAATACTTGGCAGTGGCAGCATCACTGAATGGAGGCAATGTGCTAGCAACATTTGTGGACATGGTGGCACGGTGGACAGAAGAGCTAG GACTTCAGGTTGAGGAGTCTACCATCTACACAAAGATAATCACAGCAGCCTTGGCCCAAAACGACAGCAAGCTCTCAGTCCACCCAACTGTCTTTGGAGAGAGACACATTCCTGAGCAGCTGGCATCAGTGACCAATATTGCTGCTTCTGACCTCTCCCTGGGTCATGTCACCAGAGCTCTGTGCCGTGGCATCATTGAAAACCTCAGTTCCATGTTACCTGTGCAGTGCCTGCTGGAGATGGGCGTGAGGAGAATCTTGGGCAGTGGGAGTGCCCTTGCCAGGAATGAAGTGCTGCGGCAGGAAGTGGAGAGGATTTTTCCATTCCCTGTGGTTTATGGGAAGGATGTtgatgctgctgtgggggcTGCCATGGTGATGTTCCACAGAAAATAA
- the CTNS gene encoding LOW QUALITY PROTEIN: cystinosin (The sequence of the model RefSeq protein was modified relative to this genomic sequence to represent the inferred CDS: substituted 1 base at 1 genomic stop codon), which translates to MAPGGVRPGSTCTMGAGRGVHRRLPHVRSXKGKRRGCLFHREDEIPAPHSAVPLACAAGAWRAPLNETLVINFNITHLSKHSTIVELPDEVQLPAGHTKTDFKVKADDVGQVTVYLYTINSNLTGPRIQFQVIHSIIVRYADEVIGWIYFLAWSISFYPQLFENWRRKSVVGLSFDFIALNLTGFIAYSVFNVGLFWIPLIKEEFLVSYPSGVNPVAINDVFFSLHAVALTLLIIIQCCIYERAAQKVSKVVVGLLALAWIFTFTTLFLAAAEEMTWLQFLFCFSYIKLAVTLIKYFPQAYLNFCRKSTEGWSIGNVLLDFTGGTFSLLQMFLQSYNNDQWKLIFGDPTKFGLGVFSIIFDIVFMVQHYCLYRRQGYEPCE; encoded by the exons ATGGCGCCCGGGGGTGTCCGCCCCGGCTCAACATGCACGATGGGCGCTGGGCGGGGAGTTCACAGACGGCTGCCTCACGTGAGGAGCTGAAAAGGGAAGCGCCGGGGGTGT cttttccaCCGTGAGGATGAAATCCCTGCTCCCCACTCTGCTGTACCTCTCGCTTGTGCTGCTGGGGCCTGGCG GGCTCCACTAAATGAGACACTGGTGATAAATTTTAATATTACACACTtgtcaaaacacagcactattGTCGAACTGCCTGATGAG GTACAGTTGCCTGCAGGTCACACTAAAACAGACTTCAAAGTGAAAGCAGATGATGTGGGACAAGTAACAGTTTATCTTTACACCATTAATTCCAACTTAACTGG ACCTAGGATCCAGTTTCAGGTGATTCACAGCATCATAGTGAGATATGCTGATGAGGTGATTGGCTGGATCTATTTCCTGGCTTGGTCCATCTCCTTTTATCCTCAACTCTTTGAGAACTGGCGACGGAAAAG tGTAGTTGGACTAAGCTTTGACTTTATAGCATTAAACCTTACTGGCTTTATAGCATATAGTGTGTTTAATGTGGGACTCTTCTGGATTCCCTTGATTAAG GAGGAATTCCTAGTCAGCTACCCCAGTGGGGTGAACCCTGTGGCTATCAATGATGTTTTCTTCAGTCTCCACGCAGTAGCTCTCACTCTCCTCATCATCATTCAGTGCTGTATCTATGAG AGAGCAGCTCAGAAAGTATCCAAGGTGGTGGTTGGACTCCTGGCACTTGCATGGATCTTCACCTTCACAACACTGtttcttgctgcagctgaggagatGACATGGCTACAgttcctcttctgcttctcttacATTAAGTTAGCAGTCACACTGATAAAGTATTTTCCACAG GCATACCTGAACTTCTGCCGGAAGAGTACCGAGGGATGGAGCATTGGAAATGTATTACTGGACTTCACTGGTGGaaccttcagccttctccagatgTTTCTACAGTCATACAATAATG ATCAGTGGAAGTTAATCTTTGGAGATCCAACCAAATTTGGCCTGGGTGtcttctccatcatctttgataTTGTTTTTATGGTCCAGCACTACTGCCTTTATAGGAGACAAGGATATGAACCTTGTGAATAA
- the TAX1BP3 gene encoding tax1-binding protein 3 isoform X1: protein MSYVPGQPVTAVVQRIEIHKLRQGDKLILGFSIGGGIDQDPTQNPFSEDKTDKGIYVTRVTEGGPAEVAGLQIGDKIMQVNGWDMTMVTHDQARKRLTKRNEEVVRLLVTRKSLQKAVQQSMMS, encoded by the exons aTGTCGTACGTGCCGGGGCAGCCGGTCACTGCCGTGGTG cAAAGAATTGAAATACACAAGCTTCGACAAGGTGACAAGTTGATTCTGGGATTCAGCATTGGAGGTGGCATTGATCAGGATCCTACTCAGAATCCTTTCTCTGAAGACAAGACTGACAAG GGTATCTATGTAACAAGGGTGACAGAAGGAGGCCCAGCAGAAGTTGCAGGACTTCAGATTGGAGATAAGATCATGCAG GTGAATGGCTGGGACATGACCATGGTGACCCATGACCAAGCTAGGAAGAGGCTCACAAAAAGGAATGAAGAAGTGGTACGGCTGCTGGTGACCAGGAAATCTCTGCAGAAGGCTGTGCAACAATCCATGATGTCCTAA
- the TAX1BP3 gene encoding tax1-binding protein 3 isoform X2, producing MSYVPGQPVTAVVQRIEIHKLRQGDKLILGFSIGGGIDQDPTQNPFSEDKTDKVNGWDMTMVTHDQARKRLTKRNEEVVRLLVTRKSLQKAVQQSMMS from the exons aTGTCGTACGTGCCGGGGCAGCCGGTCACTGCCGTGGTG cAAAGAATTGAAATACACAAGCTTCGACAAGGTGACAAGTTGATTCTGGGATTCAGCATTGGAGGTGGCATTGATCAGGATCCTACTCAGAATCCTTTCTCTGAAGACAAGACTGACAAG GTGAATGGCTGGGACATGACCATGGTGACCCATGACCAAGCTAGGAAGAGGCTCACAAAAAGGAATGAAGAAGTGGTACGGCTGCTGGTGACCAGGAAATCTCTGCAGAAGGCTGTGCAACAATCCATGATGTCCTAA
- the EMC6 gene encoding ER membrane protein complex subunit 6, which yields MAAVVAKREGPQFISEAAVRGNAAILDYCRTSVSALSGATAGILGLTGLHGFIFYFLASVLLSVLLVLKAGRRWNKYFKSRRPLFTGGLIGGLFTYVLFWTFLYGMVHVY from the coding sequence ATGGCCGCGGTGGTGGCCAAGCGCGAGGGGCCACAGTTCATCAGCGAAGCAGCAGTGCGGGGGAACGCTGCCATCCTGGACTATTGCAGGACGTCGGTCTCGGCCCTGTCGGGCGCCACGGCAGGGATCCTTGGCCTAACTGGCCTGCACGGCTTCATCTTCTACTTCCTGGCATCCGTCCTTCTCTCCGTGCTATTGGTGTTAAAAGCCGGACGGCGATGGAATAAGTACTTTAAATCCCGAAGGCCACTTTTCACGGGGGGGCTTATAGGAGGGCTCTTCACATATGTCCTGTTCTGGACTTTCCTGTACGGCATGGTTCATGTCTACTAA